A region of Lycium barbarum isolate Lr01 chromosome 1, ASM1917538v2, whole genome shotgun sequence DNA encodes the following proteins:
- the LOC132610673 gene encoding uncharacterized protein LOC132610673: MDIIGPIEPSASNGHRFILVVIDYFTKWVETTSNKSVTKKFMDDFVKNNMICRFGVPKSIITDNGANLNSHLMKEIRVQFKITHRNSTAYQPQINGAIKAANKNIKKIMRKMIDNYRNWHKQLPYALLGYRTMTHTSTKTTLYLLVYGTEVVIPIEIEIPSLRIIKEVKLQDAEWARNRDEQVAMIEEKRMVAVCHRQLYRQRMSRAFNKRVRT; this comes from the coding sequence ATGGACATCATAGGACCCATTGAGCCCTCGGCCTCTAATGGACATCGTTTCATTTTAGTCGTCATCGACTACTTTACTAAATGGGTGGAAACCACCTCAAACAAGTCAGTGACCAAGAAGTTCATGGATGATTTTGTCAAAAATAATATGATATGTCGCTTTGGTGTACCGAAATCAATCATTACAGACAATGGTGCCAATTTAAACAGTCATTTGATGAAGGAAATTCGCGTACAATTCAAGATAACCCACAGAAACTCTACCGCCTACCAGCCACAGATTAATGGAGCCATAAAggccgccaacaaaaacatcaagaaaatcatgaggAAGATGATCGACAACTACAGGAATTGGCACAAACAACTGCCTTATGCCTTGTTGGGGTACCGGACGATGACCCACACTTCCACAAAGACAACTCTATATCTCCTTGTCTACGGTACAGAAGTGGTCATACCTATAGAAATTGAAATCCCCTCGCTCCGGATCATCAAAGAGGTGAAGCTGCAAGATGCAGAATGGGCTAGAAATCGTGATGAACAAGtggccatgatagaggaaaaGAGAATGGTGGCAGTGTGCCACAGACAGCTATACAGACAAAgaatgtctcgagccttcaacaaacgGGTCAGAACCTGA